The segment ACGCCTCCACGCCGAACGGCAACCCGATCAACGGCCACGAGTGGACGATCCCGGACGACGATCTCCAGTACGCGTGCATCTTCCCGCTGCCCGCCGCGGATCAGCGCGACTGCACGGACACGAACCTCACGGCCTGCGACTGCACGCAGTCGAACGACAACCCGCTCTGCCAGCCCGACCCGGCGAACAACAACGCGCCGACCTACCAGGTCCGCGCGAAGGCGTACCCCGGCGTCCGTCCGCTGCAGGTCATGCGTGACCTCGGCGAGCAGGGCATCGTCGCCTCCGTGTGCCCGGCGAAGATCGAGCAGGTCGACATCGACAAGCCCGACTTCGGTTATCGCCCGGCCATCGGCTCGATCATCGATCGGCTGAAGAGCGCCCTCAAGGGCCAGTGCCTGCCGCGTACGCTCACGCCCGATCCGGCCACGGGCAACGTGCCGTGCCTCGTCCTCGAGGGGCGCAACACGCAAGGCGGCGCCTGCCAGTGCGACCCGAACACGGGCCGCGCCGACATCCCGAACGAGGGCCCGAAGAAGACGGCCGTCGACCTCGCGAAGGAGGACCCGGCGGCGAAGAAGGCGGGCCTCGACTGCTTCTGCGAGATCACGCAGGCGACGGGCGACGCGCGCACGGCGTGCCAGGACGACGCGTCCGAGCAGCCGCAGCTCGGCGGCCAGCCCGTCAACGGCTGGTGCTACGTCGACGGGACGACCGAGCCCCCGACGGGCAACGCCGAGATCGTGAAGGACTGCCCGGCGAACGAGCGGCGCATCATCCGCTTCGTCGGCGCCGGCGAGGCGCAGCCCGGCGCGATGCTGTTCATCACCTGCTCGGGTGACACCGGCGGCGGCTGAGCTCGGACGTTCGTAACATCTGACCAGCAGCAACGTGACGAGGCCCGGCATCGGGCCTCGTCGCGTTTTGTGATAAGACGGCGCCCCGAGGTGACGTCGAAGAAGAAGATCCTGATCATCGAGGACGAGCCGCACATCGTCCTCGGCCTGACCGACGCGCTCGAGTTCGAGGGGTTCTCCGTCGTCTCGGCGGGCACGGGCAACGCCGGCGTGTCGCTCGCGCGGCAGGAGAAGCCGCAGGCGATCCTGCTCGACCTGATGTTACCCGACACGAACGGGTTCAAGGTCTGCGAGGAGCTGCGGCGGTGGGACGCGTTCATCCCGATCATCATCCTGACGGCGCGTGGCCAGGAGCTCGACAAGATCCGCGGCCTCGACGCGGGCGCCGACGACTACGTCACGAAGCCCTTCAGCGTGGGCGAGCTCATCGCCCGCATGCGCGCCATCTTCCGGCGCACGACGCGCGGGCCCGGGGATCCGACGCCCGAGGTCTTCACGATCGGTCAGGCCAAGATCAACATGACGACCCACACGGTCGCGCGCGGCTCGAAATCGAGCCCGCTCTCGTTCTACGAGGTCGAGCTCCTCCGCCTGCTCTACGAGCGCGTGGGCCAGCCCGTCTCGCGCGAGGAGATCCTGCAAAAGGTCTGGGGCGTCGAGGGCTCGCCCACGAACCGCACGGTCGACAACTTCATCGTCAAGCTGCGCAAGAAGATCGAGAAGTCCCCGGACAAACCGCAGCACATCCTGACGGTGTACGGACACGGTTACAAATTGGCGCCTTGAGGTGGGGGGCTCCGGTCGCCTCGCAAAGCGAGGCTTCCTCTACCCCCCACACCCCCCGCGGATCAGCGCAGGGGCAGCGTGTTGCGGATGTCGACGGGCACGCTGACGATGTCCTCGCGGAGACGGGAGGCGTCGAGGCCGCCGAGGCTCGTGCCTTCGCGGAGCTGGCGCGCTTCGAGGTAGAGGCCCGTCCGGCCGCGGAACGCGCTGTCGCCGATGACGCCGATCTCGTCGCCGTCCTCGAGCGGCGCGCCCACGACCGCGCGTTCGCTCGGCCGCTCGAGGTTTCCGTGCACGAGCAGCAACTGCCGCAGCCGGCCCCCGTCCCGCACGAGGTGCGCCGTGACCACCGTCGCGCCGACGAGCTCGCCGACGAACGCCACCTCCGCCGGCCCCTCCTGTCCTTCGAGCGAGAGCGACACGACCGGCTCGCCGCTCGCCGCCTCGAGCAACACGGCGCCGGGCCCGGGGGAGACGTCGCCCGCTTCGAGCGAGAGATCGAAGGGCCGATCGAGCCCCCCGAGCACCGACGGCGCTGCCTCGGGCGTGAGCGGGAAGCGGTAGGCCGCGACCTCGGCGGGCCGGTCCGGGCGGCGTGGGACGAGCGGGCTCCGCTCGGCCAGGGGGGTGTCTTCCGCCGGCAGGGTTTCGCGCCCGTCCGGCTGCGGCGCTCGACCCGGCGGGGGCAGGGGGATACACACGTCCCCCTCGGGCAACGAGCGCGGGCCACACGACGCGGCCACCGCCGGCGCCACCGTGGAGGCCGGTTTTGCGGGCTCGGGCGCCTTCCGCCTGGGGGTTTTCCCGAGCGCACCGAGGGCCGCGAGCAGGGCGGCGAGGGCGGCGGCTCGGACGAGCGGCTGCATCCCCCTCGATATAGCCCAGGAGGGCCCATCCATCGAGCCGCCCGCAGCATGACGGAGCGCCCCGAACGAACGCCTGCCCGGCGCCGTGGAGCTTCCTACCTTCAACCTGGCTTGCGTCGGCTCGACGCTGTTGATAGCTCCTGTCTCGTGCAAGACCGCTCCTCGATCGAAAAGTCCCTGAACGCGCTCTTCGACGCCGAGCGCACGGTTCGCCGCCTGCATGACGAGCTCGCCGACAAACCCGAAGGTGTGCTGCTCGACGTGCTCACCGACGCGATCGCGGGCGCCCTGAAGGAGGGCGACGAGGACGAGTCGGCGCTCAGGCTCGTGCGGATCGCGTCGCTGCTCGGCGAGCTGCAGGGCCCGCGGGTCGTCGACGCGATGATCGACGTGCTCTCGTCCGAGCACCCGGAGGCCCGCCGCGCGGCGGGCGAGCAGCTCGAGGAGCTCAGCTTCGAGCGGTTCAAGGAGGTCGCGCTGGGCATCGAGCGCGCGCTTCGGCGCCTGCCCGTCGGCTCGCCGGCGCTGCCCGAGCTCCCGTACATCCTCGCCGACGTGCCCGAGCCTGGCGTCACCAAGGTGATCGGCCAGTTCTTGAAGCACGGCGACGCCGACGCGGTCGCGGCTGCGATCGAGTCGCTCGTGCAGATCGGCGATCCGGCGGCGGCTCGGCTCATCGAGCCGCTCGTCGACGACACGCGCACGGTCGAGCTGGAAGAGGACGGCTCGGACGCGACGACCGAGGTCACGATCGGCGAGCTCGCCGAGGAGGCGCTCGAGATGCTCGAGGCCATGGGTGGGGACGACGAGGGTGAAGGGAGCGGCGGGAACGGGAGAGCCTCGTGAGCCTCGGGACCCCGCTCACGGGGGCGGAGGCGGCGGTCTTCGACACGTCGGTCATCCCGCGGTACCTCGCGTATTTCGGCACGTCCGCGGTGGAGATGGTGATCCCGTATTCACCGGCGGCCGTGGCCGACATCGGCTGCCGCACGGGGTACGTCGAGCCCTTGCTCGCGGAGAAGCTGCCGGGCGCGAACATCGTCGGCGTCGACCCTTCGCCCGAGGCGCTCACGCTCGCGCGCGCGAAGGCCTCGGCGCTCTCGGGCGTGAACATCACCCTCGAGCAGGCGACGGGCATGCCTTTGCCGCTGCCGGACGCGAGCTTCACGCATGGCTTGCTCGTGCATCCGGTGGTGAGCGCGCAGGCGCGGTATGCGCTGCTCGCCGAGCTCCGGCGCATCCTCGTCGTGGGTGGTCAGGGCCTCGTGGCGCTGCCCGTGCGTGGCTCGTTCCCCGAGATCTACGACATGCTGCGCGAGTATGCTCTCCGGCAGGACCTCGCGGATTTCGGCAAGGCCGTGGAGGTCGCCGCGGCGAGCCGCCCGACGATCGAGTCGCTCTCGGAGGAGCTCGAGAAGGTCGGGCTCGGCGAGGTGGACGTCGACGTGCAGCTCATCGGCGTCGCGTTCAACAGCGGCAAGGAGTTCCTGGAGGATCCGATCGCGCAGATGGTCGTCTTCCCCGACATGCGCGCGCTGCTCGAAGCCGACCCCAAGGCCGTCGAGGCGGGCTTCCGCTACGTGGGCGACGCGATCACGAAGTACTGGTCCGAGGGCAACTTCGAGCTGACGGTCAACATCGGCGTCGCGAGCGGCCGGCGCTTCGAGTGATCCTCGGCTCAACGTAGAACGAAGAACGGCACGAGCGCCCAGCCGCCCGCATCTACTTTGACGTCAAACGTTCGCCTCTGACCTCGCGCTTCGAGCGTGATCATGTGTGTGCCTGCCGGGACGCGGGTCCTTGCGATCGCGATGCGCGCCGGCAGGGTCGCCCACGAGCGCGTGTCGGGCGTGTCGAGCGCCGACATCGTCAGGCTCGTGGCGAAGCCGAGCAACATGCCCACGGCTGCGGCCGTCCCGTCGCCGCGCC is part of the Polyangium spumosum genome and harbors:
- a CDS encoding response regulator transcription factor; its protein translation is MTSKKKILIIEDEPHIVLGLTDALEFEGFSVVSAGTGNAGVSLARQEKPQAILLDLMLPDTNGFKVCEELRRWDAFIPIIILTARGQELDKIRGLDAGADDYVTKPFSVGELIARMRAIFRRTTRGPGDPTPEVFTIGQAKINMTTHTVARGSKSSPLSFYEVELLRLLYERVGQPVSREEILQKVWGVEGSPTNRTVDNFIVKLRKKIEKSPDKPQHILTVYGHGYKLAP
- a CDS encoding class I SAM-dependent methyltransferase; its protein translation is MSLGTPLTGAEAAVFDTSVIPRYLAYFGTSAVEMVIPYSPAAVADIGCRTGYVEPLLAEKLPGANIVGVDPSPEALTLARAKASALSGVNITLEQATGMPLPLPDASFTHGLLVHPVVSAQARYALLAELRRILVVGGQGLVALPVRGSFPEIYDMLREYALRQDLADFGKAVEVAAASRPTIESLSEELEKVGLGEVDVDVQLIGVAFNSGKEFLEDPIAQMVVFPDMRALLEADPKAVEAGFRYVGDAITKYWSEGNFELTVNIGVASGRRFE